The proteins below come from a single Paludibacter jiangxiensis genomic window:
- a CDS encoding carbohydrate porin: MIKKLLISIFLFSSFSLLAQTADSLKAERLSVHFQSTVIRQMKPAFHAAYSGINSLSPREDAQTSLTSTLFLGLRLWDGASAYFNPELSGGSGLSGAVGVADALNGETYRIGNPAPQISLARLYVRQLIALTDKRSYQNSDMNQLGGWIPERYVSISIGKSAIADFFDGNKFSHDPRSQFMAWSLMDNGAWDYPANTHGYTESVILEYVSPTHELRYAASLLPKAPNGEGLNWNIGKALSHSLEYTHKHTIAGQEGAIRLLGYFSTANMGSYSQSLANPSDIASTRVYGHTKYGFGINAEQNITGDLGCFLRAGWNDGHHETWAFTEIDRTLSGGFVLTGQRWKRSNDNIGLAYVISGLSKDHRDFLKAGGNGFILGDGTLHYAPEQLAELYYSAEMKKDMLYLTAAYQLLVNPGYNKDRSGPVNVFSVRLHVKI; encoded by the coding sequence ATGATTAAAAAACTACTTATCTCTATATTCCTGTTTTCAAGTTTCTCTCTACTTGCCCAAACGGCCGACTCACTGAAAGCCGAACGCCTGTCGGTTCATTTTCAGTCGACAGTGATTCGACAAATGAAACCGGCTTTCCATGCTGCATATTCCGGCATCAACAGTCTGTCGCCCCGTGAAGATGCTCAGACTTCGCTAACATCCACGCTCTTTTTAGGACTACGTTTATGGGATGGTGCATCTGCCTATTTCAACCCCGAATTGAGTGGCGGATCAGGATTAAGCGGAGCCGTGGGAGTTGCTGATGCATTGAATGGTGAAACCTACCGCATTGGGAATCCGGCACCTCAAATATCGCTGGCCCGCCTTTACGTCAGACAACTCATTGCACTCACTGACAAAAGAAGCTATCAAAACAGCGATATGAATCAACTTGGAGGATGGATTCCGGAACGTTATGTTTCTATTTCTATCGGGAAATCTGCCATTGCTGACTTTTTTGATGGTAATAAGTTCAGTCACGATCCACGCTCGCAGTTTATGGCATGGTCGCTGATGGACAACGGAGCATGGGACTATCCGGCCAATACGCATGGCTATACCGAAAGTGTTATACTGGAATATGTTTCTCCCACACATGAATTGCGTTATGCCGCTTCGTTGCTTCCAAAAGCTCCCAACGGTGAAGGACTGAACTGGAATATAGGCAAAGCTCTTTCGCACAGCCTTGAGTACACGCATAAGCATACGATAGCCGGTCAGGAGGGAGCAATTCGTCTATTGGGTTATTTCTCCACCGCCAATATGGGGAGTTACAGTCAGAGCCTTGCCAATCCGTCCGACATCGCCTCGACCCGTGTTTATGGACATACCAAATACGGTTTCGGAATCAACGCCGAACAAAATATCACCGGCGATTTGGGCTGTTTTCTACGTGCCGGATGGAACGACGGACATCATGAAACTTGGGCTTTTACGGAAATTGACCGCACGTTGAGCGGCGGCTTTGTACTGACAGGACAACGTTGGAAGCGCAGTAATGACAATATCGGACTGGCTTATGTCATTTCGGGACTCTCAAAAGATCACCGCGACTTCCTTAAGGCGGGTGGCAATGGCTTTATTCTAGGCGACGGAACCTTACATTATGCACCCGAACAACTGGCCGAACTCTATTATTCGGCCGAAATGAAAAAAGACATGCTTTACCTTACGGCAGCTTATCAGTTGCTTGTCAATCCCGGATATAACAAAGACCGTAGCGGACCGGTCAATGTATTTTCCGTTCGCTTACATGTGAAAATATAA
- a CDS encoding TonB-dependent receptor plug domain-containing protein → MRNLLASILICSSFVSVSALEKDTTSVSKHYTIDEVVVTGTKNETDKRYLPMSVSVVNREQISQRYEQSLLPILTEQVPGLFTTSRGIMGYGVSTGAAGGMSLRGIGGSPTTELLVLIDGHPQYMGLMGHPLADAYQSLLADKVEVVRGPASVLYGSNAMGGVINIVTRKTQEDGVKNSIQMGYGSFNTLITEASNVVKKGRFNSVASFSYNRSDGHRANMEFEQLSGFAKMGYDFSNQWKLYADVNITHFNASNPGSVTKPILDNDSHITRGMSSLSLENNYGNTSGAFMFYYNWGNHKINDGYYAGNTPPTYLFHSTDRLFGINWYQSASFFTGNRITVGVDYQNVGGKAWNQFTTSSTNIADKVEEEVAGYADVRQTLGSLITLDAGLRVDHFSVTGTELVPQAGVSLHLPQTAELKALVSKGFRNPTMRELYMFPPQNPNLLPEKMMNYEVSWSQRLLSNALSYGINLFYINGDNMIQTVFQNGRPININTGKVENRGIELNGSYRINASWMLSANYSWLHMKYPVVAAPEHKLFAGVDFTRGKWMVSTGVQYINGLYTSVSPVSQENFVLWNLRGSYQLSRQFSLFVRGENLLAQHYEINAGFTMPKATTMGGFNLKF, encoded by the coding sequence ATGAGAAATTTATTAGCCAGTATTTTAATATGCAGTTCGTTTGTGTCCGTTTCGGCACTTGAAAAAGATACAACCAGTGTTTCAAAGCATTACACAATAGATGAAGTAGTAGTAACTGGCACCAAAAACGAAACCGACAAGCGCTATCTACCCATGAGCGTTTCGGTGGTAAACCGGGAGCAAATTAGTCAGCGGTACGAGCAATCATTGCTCCCCATACTAACCGAACAGGTTCCGGGATTGTTTACCACCAGCCGGGGCATCATGGGTTACGGCGTCTCGACCGGAGCTGCCGGCGGAATGAGTCTGCGCGGTATCGGGGGAAGCCCCACCACCGAACTGTTGGTTCTTATCGACGGGCATCCGCAATACATGGGCTTAATGGGGCATCCGCTGGCAGATGCTTACCAGTCGTTACTTGCCGACAAGGTGGAAGTGGTACGCGGGCCGGCTTCGGTGTTGTACGGATCAAATGCAATGGGTGGTGTCATCAATATTGTTACCCGCAAGACGCAGGAAGATGGTGTAAAAAACAGCATCCAAATGGGTTACGGCTCGTTCAACACACTCATAACAGAAGCATCCAACGTTGTCAAAAAAGGACGTTTCAACAGTGTTGCTTCCTTTTCATACAATCGCAGTGATGGACACCGTGCTAACATGGAATTTGAGCAATTAAGCGGTTTCGCTAAGATGGGATATGATTTCAGCAACCAATGGAAACTGTATGCCGATGTGAATATTACTCATTTCAATGCGTCCAATCCGGGCTCTGTTACCAAACCTATTCTGGACAACGATTCCCACATAACCCGCGGCATGTCGTCGCTTTCCCTTGAAAACAATTACGGCAACACTTCCGGCGCATTCATGTTTTATTACAACTGGGGTAATCACAAAATAAATGACGGTTATTATGCCGGGAATACTCCCCCAACCTACCTTTTTCATTCCACCGATCGCTTGTTCGGTATCAATTGGTATCAGAGCGCAAGTTTCTTTACAGGCAACCGGATAACAGTAGGCGTTGACTATCAGAATGTCGGCGGAAAGGCCTGGAATCAGTTTACTACCAGCAGCACTAACATTGCCGATAAAGTTGAAGAAGAAGTGGCCGGATATGCCGACGTTCGCCAAACGCTCGGTTCGCTGATTACACTGGATGCCGGTTTACGGGTCGATCATTTTTCGGTCACCGGCACAGAGTTGGTACCACAGGCCGGCGTGTCGTTGCATCTGCCACAAACTGCCGAACTGAAAGCATTGGTAAGTAAAGGATTCCGCAACCCGACCATGCGCGAATTGTATATGTTCCCTCCTCAAAATCCGAATTTATTGCCCGAAAAAATGATGAATTACGAGGTTTCCTGGTCACAGCGACTGCTCAGCAATGCGTTGTCGTATGGCATTAACCTGTTTTATATCAACGGCGATAATATGATTCAGACGGTGTTTCAGAACGGCCGTCCGATTAATATCAACACCGGAAAAGTGGAAAACCGTGGTATCGAATTGAACGGCAGTTACCGAATCAATGCTTCATGGATGCTTTCGGCTAACTACAGCTGGCTGCACATGAAATATCCGGTGGTGGCTGCTCCCGAACACAAGCTTTTTGCCGGGGTGGATTTTACCCGTGGTAAGTGGATGGTATCGACCGGAGTGCAATATATCAACGGACTCTACACCTCCGTTAGCCCTGTGAGTCAGGAGAATTTCGTTCTGTGGAATCTTCGTGGAAGTTACCAACTGAGCCGTCAGTTCAGCCTGTTTGTTCGCGGCGAAAACCTGTTGGCACAACACTATGAAATCAACGCCGGTTTCACTATGCCAAAAGCAACTACCATGGGAGGCTTTAATCTGAAATTTTAG
- a CDS encoding cupin domain-containing protein, producing MNKNEIFPKGQKAPAYFTGDAWVEMLITDVATYDLLSYNVTFAPGSRNYWHEHSEGQLLLCTSGEGYYQEKGKPAQLLKAGDVVEIKRNVLHWHGATATSEFVHVGITPKASNNQVTWHEPVSDEEYRNAIKQEKNEESIGIIGKSA from the coding sequence ATGAACAAAAACGAAATCTTTCCCAAAGGACAAAAAGCTCCTGCTTATTTCACCGGCGATGCCTGGGTGGAGATGCTGATTACAGACGTTGCAACTTATGATCTATTGAGTTATAACGTAACCTTTGCTCCCGGTTCCCGTAACTATTGGCACGAACATTCCGAAGGTCAATTGCTATTATGCACTTCTGGAGAAGGTTATTATCAGGAGAAAGGAAAGCCTGCTCAACTACTGAAAGCCGGTGATGTGGTAGAAATTAAACGCAATGTGCTGCATTGGCACGGAGCAACAGCTACCAGCGAATTTGTGCATGTGGGGATTACTCCCAAAGCAAGCAATAATCAGGTTACCTGGCACGAACCGGTAAGTGATGAAGAGTATAGGAATGCAATAAAACAGGAAAAAAATGAAGAAAGTATTGGTATTATCGGGAAGTCCGCGTAA
- a CDS encoding flavodoxin family protein, translating into MKKVLVLSGSPRKGGNSDLLCDRLMKGAQSAGHQTEKIYVKDKNIHYCTGCGACYDKRVCSQKDDMTEVLAKMIDADVIVMATPVYFYSLNGQIKTLIDRCCARYTEISNKEFCFIMTAADGNKSSLERTLESFRGFTDCLDGATEKGVIYGTGVWQKGEVKGKTVMDEAYRMGASL; encoded by the coding sequence ATGAAGAAAGTATTGGTATTATCGGGAAGTCCGCGTAAAGGAGGCAATTCTGACTTATTGTGCGATCGTTTGATGAAAGGAGCACAATCGGCAGGTCATCAGACTGAGAAAATTTATGTAAAGGACAAAAACATCCATTATTGTACCGGTTGCGGTGCGTGTTACGACAAGCGGGTTTGTTCCCAAAAGGACGACATGACCGAAGTGCTGGCAAAGATGATTGATGCCGATGTGATTGTAATGGCGACTCCGGTCTATTTTTATTCGTTGAACGGACAGATTAAAACCCTGATCGATCGCTGTTGCGCACGCTATACAGAAATCAGCAACAAAGAGTTTTGCTTTATCATGACAGCTGCCGATGGTAACAAAAGCTCGTTGGAAAGGACACTGGAATCGTTCCGGGGCTTTACCGATTGTCTGGATGGTGCTACGGAAAAGGGCGTGATTTATGGTACCGGCGTCTGGCAAAAAGGAGAGGTTAAGGGCAAAACTGTCATGGATGAGGCTTACCGCATGGGAGCATCGTTATAA
- a CDS encoding aldo/keto reductase, translated as MQTRILGKNGPEVSALGLGCMGMSFGYGVVADKKEMITLIRKAVESGVTFFDTAEVYGPFTNEELVGEALEPFKNKVVIATKFGFNLGAIAGGLNSRPEHIREVCEASLKRLRVEAIDLFYQHRVDPEVPIEDVAGTVGDLIKEGKVKYFGLSEAGVKTIRRAHAVQPVTALQSEYSLFWREPEAEIMPVLEELGIGFVPFSPLGRGFLTGKIKADTTFEANDFRNTAPRFSAENRAANMALVDLVSNIAVEKQATPAQIALAWILAQKPWIVPIPGTTKLHRFNENIGAVDVELTADDLQRIEEAASKINLQGDRYAPANAKMIDR; from the coding sequence ATGCAAACCAGAATATTAGGAAAAAACGGGCCCGAAGTCTCTGCATTAGGATTAGGGTGCATGGGTATGAGCTTCGGTTACGGAGTTGTGGCCGATAAAAAAGAGATGATTACTCTGATACGCAAGGCTGTGGAAAGCGGCGTGACTTTTTTCGATACAGCCGAAGTGTATGGTCCTTTTACCAACGAAGAGTTGGTTGGTGAAGCCCTGGAGCCCTTCAAAAACAAAGTGGTCATTGCCACTAAATTCGGCTTCAATTTGGGTGCTATTGCCGGAGGACTCAATAGCCGGCCCGAACATATCCGAGAAGTGTGTGAGGCCTCTCTCAAACGCCTGCGGGTGGAAGCTATCGATCTGTTTTATCAACACAGGGTAGATCCTGAAGTGCCTATAGAAGACGTGGCCGGTACGGTCGGCGATTTGATTAAAGAGGGCAAGGTCAAATATTTTGGATTGTCGGAAGCCGGAGTAAAAACGATTCGCCGGGCTCATGCCGTTCAACCTGTAACCGCTTTGCAAAGCGAATATTCCCTGTTTTGGCGTGAACCCGAAGCTGAAATAATGCCTGTACTAGAGGAACTGGGTATTGGCTTCGTTCCGTTCAGTCCATTGGGCAGAGGGTTTCTGACCGGAAAAATTAAGGCAGACACCACTTTTGAAGCAAACGATTTCCGCAACACGGCCCCTCGCTTTTCTGCCGAAAACCGTGCAGCCAATATGGCATTGGTTGATCTGGTGAGCAATATCGCAGTTGAAAAACAAGCTACTCCGGCTCAAATCGCTTTGGCCTGGATTTTGGCTCAGAAACCGTGGATTGTTCCTATTCCCGGAACGACTAAATTGCATCGTTTCAACGAAAATATCGGAGCTGTTGATGTGGAATTAACCGCTGATGATTTGCAACGGATTGAAGAAGCTGCCTCTAAAATTAACCTGCAGGGCGATCGGTATGCCCCTGCCAATGCAAAAATGATTGACAGATAG